A section of the Coleofasciculus sp. FACHB-T130 genome encodes:
- the nudC gene encoding NAD(+) diphosphatase, giving the protein MYRTFIPSIAPPPVQSEPAWWFTFVGNQLLVRREGTLSTIPTLISLAEIGLVPVRSQFLGTLDDRPCYSAELGKDAVIADGMTLQGLRELYGTLDEDLYALSSRAIQIMEWDRTHQYCGQCAAPTTQLPNERAKRCPKCGLVNYPRLSPAVIVLISRGEDILLARASRFPAGMYGLIAGFVEPGESLEETIVREVREEVGIEVKDIRYFGSQPWPFPNSLMIGFTAIYASGDIIINPQELEDAAWFSKDNLPLIPPKLSIARTLLDWFVSTD; this is encoded by the coding sequence ATGTATCGAACTTTCATCCCTAGCATTGCTCCACCTCCAGTACAATCTGAACCTGCGTGGTGGTTCACCTTTGTCGGGAATCAGCTGTTGGTTCGACGGGAAGGGACACTCAGCACAATTCCCACCCTCATCAGTTTGGCAGAGATTGGCTTGGTGCCCGTGCGATCGCAATTTCTTGGCACCCTGGACGATAGACCTTGTTACTCGGCGGAACTAGGGAAAGATGCCGTGATAGCCGATGGCATGACTTTGCAAGGACTGCGCGAATTGTACGGCACCTTAGACGAAGACTTGTATGCGCTCAGCAGTCGTGCGATTCAGATTATGGAATGGGATCGCACCCATCAGTATTGCGGACAGTGTGCGGCTCCCACAACCCAATTACCCAACGAACGTGCCAAGCGTTGTCCTAAGTGTGGGTTAGTCAATTATCCTCGCCTCTCGCCTGCGGTGATTGTACTTATTTCTCGTGGTGAGGACATATTATTGGCTCGCGCTTCTCGGTTTCCCGCAGGAATGTACGGTTTGATTGCTGGATTTGTCGAACCGGGAGAATCACTCGAAGAAACAATCGTGCGCGAAGTCCGAGAGGAAGTTGGGATTGAAGTTAAGGATATTCGCTATTTTGGTTCGCAACCTTGGCCTTTTCCGAACTCACTGATGATTGGATTCACAGCTATCTATGCGAGTGGTGATATTATCATTAACCCACAAGAATTGGAGGATGCTGCTTGGTTTAGTAAAGACAACCTACCGTTGATTCCTCCTAAACTGAGCATCGCCCGAACACTTCTCGACTGGTTTGTTTCTACGGATTAA
- a CDS encoding Uma2 family endonuclease, whose product MIMQAEDKKIYTPEEYLDFEVNSEERHEYINGEIALMTGGTPNHNQIALNLSGALNFALKRQPYRVFVTDQRLWIPRKRIYTYPDVMVVQGELQLQEGRRDTITNPLMIAEVLSASTRSYDKDAKFTAYRTIPSFQEYILIDQYTMHIEQYFKTEQKRWTFTEYDDANEIVSLNSLSFQITLADIYDKIEFESVEVST is encoded by the coding sequence ATGATTATGCAAGCTGAAGATAAAAAAATTTACACACCTGAAGAATATCTTGATTTTGAGGTTAACTCAGAAGAACGGCATGAATATATCAATGGTGAAATTGCCCTGATGACTGGCGGAACCCCTAATCACAATCAAATTGCGCTTAACCTAAGTGGCGCGCTCAATTTTGCACTCAAGCGTCAACCTTATCGAGTATTCGTCACCGATCAGCGTCTCTGGATTCCTAGAAAACGTATCTATACTTATCCAGATGTCATGGTAGTTCAGGGTGAATTGCAATTACAAGAAGGACGGCGAGACACCATTACTAACCCTTTGATGATTGCTGAAGTGTTGTCAGCATCTACTAGAAGTTATGACAAAGACGCAAAATTTACCGCTTATCGTACTATTCCCAGTTTTCAAGAATATATCTTAATTGACCAATACACGATGCACATTGAGCAATACTTCAAAACAGAGCAAAAACGCTGGACATTTACTGAGTATGACGATGCCAATGAAATAGTATCTCTAAATTCCCTTTCTTTTCAAATAACGCTTGCAGATATATATGACAAAATTGAGTTTGAGTCAGTAGAAGTAAGCACCTGA
- a CDS encoding DUF262 domain-containing protein produces the protein MAQAQNLPPKPEITDKQKEAAEAEIREQRKPFDYNTKEYPIELLVQKYLDGRDDDANELFIPDYQRELVWDDVRQSKFIESVLLGLPTPYILVAEVAEDKNKVRFEIIDGTQRIRTLARFLNNELRLAGLEKLEKLNGFTFADLPLPRQRRFKRESIRLVEITIRSNEEVRRDIYERLNKDIWERVNLGSVTFNDMEVRVNILRGPLIDLIDELSKSPKFHKLCSFSEALIRRREPEEFVLRFFAYLNNYKNFERQVTQFLTNYLKENNNESLDREGMRIEFQMMLDFVEKYFPYGFQKGIKRTITPRIRFEAISVGVALALREKSDLMPTSIEWLDSREFKEYTTLDVSNSRLKVIRRIEFVRDQLLSKL, from the coding sequence ATGGCACAAGCCCAAAATCTACCACCGAAACCAGAAATCACCGATAAGCAAAAAGAAGCGGCGGAAGCAGAAATTCGGGAACAGCGAAAGCCTTTTGACTACAATACGAAAGAGTACCCAATCGAATTGCTTGTTCAGAAGTACCTAGACGGAAGAGACGATGACGCTAACGAATTGTTCATACCAGATTACCAACGAGAATTGGTTTGGGATGATGTAAGGCAATCAAAATTCATTGAATCTGTGCTTCTAGGATTACCAACGCCTTACATTCTCGTGGCTGAAGTTGCTGAAGATAAAAATAAGGTGCGTTTTGAAATCATAGACGGTACACAACGTATTCGTACTCTAGCAAGGTTCCTAAACAATGAGCTGAGGCTGGCAGGATTAGAGAAGTTAGAAAAGCTCAATGGTTTTACATTCGCTGATTTGCCCTTACCTAGACAAAGGCGCTTTAAACGTGAATCAATAAGATTAGTCGAAATCACGATCAGGTCCAATGAGGAAGTAAGGCGAGATATCTATGAAAGACTTAATAAAGATATTTGGGAACGAGTTAACCTTGGTAGCGTAACTTTCAATGATATGGAGGTGCGCGTTAATATATTACGCGGACCACTTATTGATTTAATTGATGAGCTATCTAAGAGTCCGAAATTTCATAAGTTGTGTTCATTTTCAGAGGCTCTTATTCGTAGACGTGAACCTGAAGAGTTCGTACTGCGGTTTTTCGCTTATTTAAATAACTATAAAAACTTTGAGCGGCAGGTAACTCAATTCCTTACTAATTACCTAAAAGAAAATAATAATGAATCGCTTGATCGTGAAGGAATGCGTATCGAATTTCAGATGATGCTTGATTTTGTAGAAAAATACTTTCCCTATGGATTTCAGAAAGGGATAAAACGAACTATCACTCCTCGAATTCGGTTTGAGGCAATTTCTGTAGGTGTTGCACTTGCCTTAAGGGAAAAGAGCGATCTTATGCCAACCTCAATAGAGTGGCTTGATTCGCGAGAATTCAAAGAATACACGACCTTGGATGTAAGCAACTCCAGACTTAAAGTAATTCGGCGTATTGAATTCGTGCGCGATCAACTTCTCAGTAAATTATGA
- a CDS encoding MAE_28990/MAE_18760 family HEPN-like nuclease produces the protein MTSALFQDFNERSREVSKYFIFLKSLEQKTTKLSMESKGGSLKIREIDPELIKTLKASGFLLLYNLVEATMRNAIEAIFDELRGKEVSYDQIRPELKKIVLKNLKKRDPGKIFSSISDIALDIITAGFDKQDIFSGNIDGKKIRETATEYGFSHLTDYAKTADGSDLLTIKSNRNDLAHGIKSFAEVGRDKTADELLEIQKKVVRYLKQILQNIEQYLSNQEYLNSFPGGTP, from the coding sequence ATGACTAGCGCATTATTTCAGGACTTCAATGAACGCTCTAGAGAGGTGAGCAAATATTTTATTTTTTTGAAGAGCTTGGAGCAAAAAACTACTAAATTAAGTATGGAAAGTAAGGGAGGAAGCTTAAAAATACGAGAAATTGACCCTGAGTTAATAAAAACTTTAAAAGCAAGTGGTTTTCTGTTGCTCTATAACTTAGTGGAGGCAACAATGCGAAACGCGATTGAAGCAATATTTGATGAACTTCGAGGTAAAGAGGTTTCCTACGATCAAATTAGGCCTGAGCTTAAGAAAATTGTCCTCAAAAACCTAAAGAAGCGAGATCCCGGAAAAATTTTTTCAAGCATAAGCGATATTGCGCTTGATATTATTACTGCCGGATTTGATAAACAAGATATCTTTTCAGGCAATATTGATGGGAAGAAAATAAGAGAAACAGCGACTGAATACGGATTTTCACACCTGACTGACTATGCTAAAACAGCAGATGGAAGTGATTTATTAACTATTAAGTCAAACAGGAATGATCTAGCACACGGCATTAAGTCTTTTGCAGAGGTAGGACGAGATAAAACCGCAGATGAGCTTTTAGAAATCCAGAAGAAGGTTGTCAGGTATCTAAAACAGATACTGCAAAATATTGAGCAATATTTATCTAATCAAGAATACTTAAATTCATTCCCCGGTGGTACTCCTTAG